One region of Lycium ferocissimum isolate CSIRO_LF1 unplaced genomic scaffold, AGI_CSIRO_Lferr_CH_V1 ctg12274, whole genome shotgun sequence genomic DNA includes:
- the LOC132041922 gene encoding probable LRR receptor-like serine/threonine-protein kinase At1g53420, whose translation MGCSAGDNQLLFIYEYIGIYSLEDALFGSDEFREILDWPTRYRICLVLAEGLAFLHEGSKQEIMHGDIKLANIILDDDLYPKIYDFGFARLYHKQKLEGTLLYTAPEVKDRPLQASADLYSFGVVTLILVSGMKVKTPRAGGDTEYLVDEAQKKDRMGALMELVDHNLNYD comes from the exons ATGGGATGCTCTGCAGGAGACAACCAGCTTCTGTTTATCTATGAGTACATTGGAATATACTCTCTTGAAGATGCATTATTTG GTTCAGACGAATTTAGAGAGATATTAGATTGGCCAACGAGGTATAGAATTTGTCTTGTCCTAGCAGAAGGTTTAGCTTTCCTTCACGAGGGGTCCAAACAAGAAATTATGCACGGGGATATTAAACTAGCAAACATTATTCTTGATGACGATCTATACCCGAAGATATATGACTTTGGATTTGCAAGGCTTTATCACAAGCAAAAGTTGGAAGGAACACT GTTATATACAGCGCCTGAAGTTAAAGATCGCCCCTTACAAGCTAGCGCAGATTTGTATAGCTTTGGAGTTGTCACACTTATACTTGTCAGTGGAATGAAAGTCAAGACCCCGAGGGCAGGTGGTGACACTGAATACCTCGTAGATGAG GCACAAAAGAAGGATCGGATGGGAGCTCTAATGGAACTAGTTGATCATAATCTGAATTATGACTAG